The Candidatus Poribacteria bacterium nucleotide sequence AAGATGAAGTCGCTGATTTCCTCGATGCTTTTCTCTACACCGCTCCCGACGTTGTAAGTTTCGCCAATTTTGCCGCGCGTGATGACTGCTGCAACGGCTCGGCAGTGGTCTTCAACGTGCAACCATTCCCGGCGGTTATGACTGCTTCGATAGAGGGTTAAGGGTAAGTTTTGGAGCGCGTTTGTTGTGAACAGCGGAATGAGTTTCTCCGGATGCTGATAAGGACCGTAGTTGTTCGCGCAATTGGAGATAGTAATCGGTGTGCCGAAACTGTGAAAATAGGCGTTCACGAGGTGATCGGCTGCCGCTTTAGAGGCATTGTAAGGGGTCTGTGGACGGTAGGGCGCATTTTCACTGAACATGTCGGGTGAATCTAAAGCGAGTTCACCGTAGACTTCACAGGTGGAGATATGGTGAAACCGCGCCACGCCGTACTTTCGAGCCGCGTCCAATAGCACCTGCGTCCCCATCACATTCGTTTCAAAGAAACGCCTCGGATGTAGGATGGCACGACTGTTGTGTGATTCGGCGGCGAAATTGACAATCACATCTGGGTGCTCTGTTTTCAAAATGTCTTCTACGAAAGTTGTATCAAGAATATCACCGTGGACGAATTTGTAACGCTTCGTGGGGAGTGTTTTCGCTATATCTGTCAGATTGGAGGGGTTTCCAGCGTACGTCAGGAGGTCAAGGTTAATAAGCGTATCGTCCGAGTGGTGCTGGCGCCAATACCGTATGAAGTTTGTACCGATAAACCCAGCACCGCCCGTAACCAGTAATTTCATCACGAATTTCCTTCTAAGAGAACCGAGTCATTCTAAAGTCTATAGAGACCCCGTCGAATTTTTACAATTTCACCGAGGGCTACAAGGCGGGTGAGTTCTGTGTTTATCGCTTTTGGATGTCCTTTAATCGCATCCGTGATTTCGGGTGTTGTTTTCTCTCCGTCGGCGAGAATTGCGAGGATTTGCTCGCGGAACGGGATACGTATGAGTTTCCCACCCCTCATCCTTTGCAACACTCGGTTTGCGTGCCTTGGGGAGCATCCGAGAATCCGTTCTACCTCTTTTCTGGGGGATTCAGCAGTCAGTTTGTCGCGTTCGACCTCAAAACCTTCGCGTATCGCTATTGCCTCGGGAAGTTTGTCTAACTCACCGGCGACCTCCAAATCTTCCACGTCAAAAAAGAGGGTTTCAGGTCTATCGGTAAGTTCAGGAATTCGCAAACCCGTAACCAACATAATTTTTTTGTTTGCCAAACGGTTCAGCTGCGCCAGCTCTATAATCTCTGTGAATATGCGGGCAATGACTCTTTCATAAGTGCTTTGGACGCGTTCGTCTTTGTAGCAGTAGGTGTCAGGGTCCATTTCATAAGAGAGGGGTTTCTCATCCCTACCGAACAAGATCCGAGAACGGTTCAAAATGGCACGTGATCTCATTTCCGGCAAGCCGACTATCCAGATGACATGCGCTTCTTGAAAAGCGGTTTCCAATCCCTTCGTCTTTCGGAAATTCGTCAAGAAACAGAGGTTCTCATTTGTCGCGATATCTTTCACCTGTTCAATTGCGTGCGTATAGGTTAGAATCCCATGCTTAATATTCGGATCCCTTTCAATTTCAGCTTGGATATTCAAAAAAATGCGCTGTCCCTTTTCAGATATCCCCAGAAAGTCCCAGGTGTCATCGAGTTCTAAAATTACTTTCTGTGGATAGATACTCGAACGCCCCTGAAAAACACGGTTTCCGGGAACCCATGCCACCGGTGGGGCAGGAAGGACCTCAACTTCCTCATCTAAGAACGCTCGATGGAGATGTCTGTCGTAGAGAGCCGAGGAGGTGACCAACAGGTGTCTGACGCTCGGATGTAGGACCGGCGGCACCCAAAACTGTAGCACTTCGGCCGCCCAGTGCATCGGTGCATCGGCGTTTCGGGTGTAATATGAGAAGAAATACTGAAGTTGATGCCAAAACGTCCAGTGTGGATTCCCACAAACCGTTGGGAACGCCTGAATATTTTCAACAGTCGATGCATCCAAGATACCCAATCTGACGGCATCCGCTATTGACATCAGAATTTTCGTGTCTGCGTTAGGCACAAAAGCGTCGAGTCGAAAGAAGGGCAACCCTTCTGCCGCCAGTCTCTCCGCAGCCGCAGCGTCCAATGGAATATAAGCAGAAATCCCACCTTCAAACTCAATAGTAAAACGTGCTAATTCCTCTTCGGTCTCTGGATCAATGGTCCCTCGCTCGACCACTCTACCGTCTACCTCAAAATGGCACATCTGTTGGATGATTTCTGCTTCCAACCATTCAAACGTTTGTGTCACTGTTCGCAGGCGTTCGACCCAGATAGCATGGGATTTGTCTTTGATTTCTAACGCATTCAGTGCGGCTATCGCAAAGTTTCCTAAGGCACTGCCTCGCCAGTTGGCAATCCATTCTTCCAATGTGGTTTTTGATAGTTTGTATTCGAGAAACAGTTGATTTTCTTTCTTGGAATTGACGATACAAAGCCGTTGTGTGCCATCGTCCGCTTCGAGAAGGTGTTCCACTGTTTTTGCGTATTGTGGGTCCAAAAACAGTCGACGATCCCTTAATATTTGTGCTTTGGTCGTTTGTAATGTAGCGAGTTGCGATAGATAGCCACGTTCCTGACATGTTGTATAGACGGGGCAGTGTGGACAGATAATTTCGTCCGGATTCCCACCCTTTTTCTCAAGTGCTTCGCACCGCTCAGGATCCTCACAGACGTTTCCATGTTGAAAGGGAGTTGCCATACGCACGTCGACGGGGGTATCTTTCACCTGATTCCAGAGATACATCCGGTCCCGCCACCGTGTGACCGATTCCACATTTCGCTTTTCAAGAAATGGTTTGACTGCTGCCCCAATTTCAGCATCTGATATGTTTAAACACATCATCTCACCATCACCCAGAACGGATGCTACTTCATCGTCTTTCTCTAAGCCTGTGTGGGGTATAATGCCAAGAACGCGCACGTTTCTATCGAAAGCACGCTGCACCTGAGTGCTAATTTCTTCATCTGTCTCATGAATCGTTTCTGTAGGTGTCGGCTTCTCTAACGCCGGCCGGGGGCGTCTTATGCCCAGTGGACTGAGGTTCCCCGCCCGAATCGAAGGCACCTTATCGCTTATAGGCAGCCCCGTCGCCGGAAGCGGCGGCAGGATACCCGTATTCTCCCAAACATCTGTGATGAGCGTTGCCTCCGTAGGCAGCCCCGTATCCGCTGTGGATGCACATATCCACACGCCACCCTCGCGCTCCCACAATGATACCTCTGTCCCGCTAATTTCCGCTTCTTGCCGACGCCAATAGTGAAATCCATCTTCTTGTTTGACGTAAGAAAACCCGTGTTTGAAAAACGCCTCTTTGGCGAGGTCGAGTTTACCCGATCCGAGAGAGTAGGGTGCTTCGGGAATGTCCTCCT carries:
- the rfbB gene encoding dTDP-glucose 4,6-dehydratase, which codes for MMKLLVTGGAGFIGTNFIRYWRQHHSDDTLINLDLLTYAGNPSNLTDIAKTLPTKRYKFVHGDILDTTFVEDILKTEHPDVIVNFAAESHNSRAILHPRRFFETNVMGTQVLLDAARKYGVARFHHISTCEVYGELALDSPDMFSENAPYRPQTPYNASKAAADHLVNAYFHSFGTPITISNCANNYGPYQHPEKLIPLFTTNALQNLPLTLYRSSHNRREWLHVEDHCRAVAAVITRGKIGETYNVGSGVEKSIEEISDFILDTLGKPQALKTYVPDRPGHDCRYLLDSGKIARDIGWQPKIPFEVGMRETIQWYIDNQEWWQTIQQQADSETVQEDKWETFTRR